One Legionella hackeliae DNA segment encodes these proteins:
- the clpA gene encoding ATP-dependent Clp protease ATP-binding subunit ClpA codes for MLNKELEFTLNLAFKEAKEKRHEFMTVEHLLLSLLDNPAAGNVLQACDANIDALRRDLIEFIDETTPRIPEDELDRETQPTLGFQRVLQRAVFHVQSAGKTEVTGANVLAAIFSEQESQAVYFLRRENITRLDVINYISHGVSKYHNDMTENMNSMDEETLGNEVNESPLESYCMNLNKRARLGKIDPLIGRHEEIQRTIQVLCRRRKNNPLLVGEAGVGKTAIAEGLARRIVDGEVPEAIHNCVVYSLDLGALLAGTKYRGDFEKRLKAVLKQLSQQDGAVLFIDEIHTIIGAGAASGGVMDASNLIKPLLANGELKCIGSTTYQEYRGIFEKDRALARRFQKIDITEPSIDETFEILKGLKGRLEEHHGVKFSIPALKAAAELSAKYINDRFLPDKAIDVVDEAGAYQNLLTANKRKKIISVTEIESVVAKIARIPVKKVSARDKDTLRNLERDLKLLVYGQDDAITALASAIKLARSGLREPQKPVGCFLFAGPTGVGKTEVTKQLANVLGIELLRFDMSEYMEKHTVSRLIGAPPGYVGYDQGGLLTEAVTKNPHAVLLLDEIEKAHPDVFNLLLQIMDHGTLTDTNGRQADFRHVVLVMTSNAGASEISRNSIGFSLQDNSNDGLEVLRRQFSPEFRNRLDAIINFAPLDTATIGLVVDKFIMELDEQLSNKGVTFKVDQAARDWLIEHGYDKAMGARPMARLIQENVKKPLADELLFGKLANGGHVTLKVKDGKLHFDSHDHREGVF; via the coding sequence ATGTTAAACAAAGAACTTGAATTCACCTTAAATCTAGCCTTTAAGGAAGCGAAGGAGAAGCGTCATGAATTCATGACTGTTGAGCATTTATTATTATCGCTACTTGATAACCCAGCAGCAGGAAATGTGTTACAGGCTTGCGATGCAAATATTGATGCTTTGCGTCGGGACTTAATTGAATTTATTGATGAAACTACCCCTAGGATTCCCGAAGATGAGCTAGATAGAGAAACTCAACCTACACTAGGGTTCCAACGTGTTTTACAACGTGCTGTATTTCATGTGCAATCAGCAGGTAAAACTGAAGTGACCGGAGCAAATGTGTTAGCCGCTATCTTCAGTGAACAAGAAAGTCAGGCCGTTTATTTTTTACGTCGTGAAAATATTACGCGTCTGGATGTGATTAATTACATCTCTCATGGTGTTTCCAAGTACCACAACGATATGACAGAGAACATGAACTCTATGGATGAAGAAACACTTGGCAATGAGGTTAATGAATCACCTTTAGAAAGCTATTGCATGAATCTTAACAAGCGTGCTCGACTTGGAAAAATCGATCCATTAATTGGTCGCCATGAAGAAATTCAACGTACAATCCAAGTTCTATGCCGTCGTCGAAAAAATAACCCTTTACTTGTCGGTGAAGCAGGAGTTGGTAAAACAGCCATTGCTGAAGGGTTAGCCCGTCGTATCGTAGATGGCGAAGTGCCCGAGGCGATTCATAATTGTGTCGTTTACTCACTGGATTTAGGCGCATTGCTAGCGGGTACCAAATACCGTGGTGATTTTGAAAAACGATTAAAAGCTGTTTTAAAACAACTTTCTCAACAAGATGGAGCCGTTCTCTTTATTGATGAAATCCATACAATTATTGGAGCTGGCGCTGCGTCAGGTGGCGTTATGGATGCTTCAAACCTGATTAAACCATTATTGGCTAATGGTGAATTAAAATGCATAGGCTCCACAACTTATCAAGAATATCGTGGTATTTTTGAGAAGGATAGAGCGCTTGCCAGACGCTTCCAAAAGATTGATATTACAGAACCAAGTATCGATGAAACTTTCGAAATCCTTAAAGGGTTAAAAGGTCGTTTGGAAGAGCATCATGGTGTTAAATTCTCTATTCCAGCACTCAAAGCGGCGGCAGAGCTGTCGGCAAAATATATTAACGATCGCTTCTTACCTGATAAGGCGATTGATGTGGTTGATGAGGCTGGCGCTTATCAAAATCTATTGACTGCTAATAAACGTAAGAAAATTATTAGTGTCACTGAAATTGAAAGTGTTGTTGCTAAAATCGCCCGTATCCCTGTTAAAAAAGTGTCAGCAAGAGACAAAGACACGCTACGTAATCTTGAGCGTGATTTAAAATTGTTGGTTTATGGGCAAGACGATGCAATCACAGCACTTGCTTCAGCAATTAAATTGGCTCGTTCTGGTTTGCGGGAACCGCAAAAGCCTGTGGGTTGCTTCCTATTTGCAGGTCCTACAGGGGTAGGTAAAACAGAAGTTACCAAACAACTTGCCAATGTATTAGGTATTGAACTGTTACGTTTTGACATGTCTGAATATATGGAAAAACATACAGTGTCTCGCTTAATTGGTGCGCCTCCTGGCTATGTTGGCTATGATCAAGGTGGTTTACTGACCGAGGCTGTGACTAAAAACCCACATGCAGTGTTGTTATTGGATGAGATAGAAAAAGCACATCCAGATGTATTTAATCTACTATTGCAAATAATGGACCACGGTACATTAACTGACACGAATGGTCGTCAAGCTGATTTCAGACATGTAGTTTTGGTGATGACATCAAATGCCGGAGCTAGTGAAATTAGCAGGAACTCTATCGGATTTTCACTTCAGGATAACAGCAATGATGGCTTGGAAGTTCTAAGACGTCAATTTAGTCCGGAGTTCAGAAACAGATTGGATGCAATTATTAATTTTGCACCTTTGGACACAGCAACCATTGGCTTAGTTGTCGATAAATTTATCATGGAGCTTGATGAACAGTTGAGTAATAAGGGAGTGACCTTTAAAGTTGATCAGGCAGCACGTGATTGGTTAATTGAACATGGTTATGACAAGGCAATGGGAGCTCGTCCTATGGCACGATTAATCCAGGAAAATGTCAAAAAACCCCTTGCTGACGAGCTACTTTTCGGTAAATTAGCGAATGGCGGACATGTGACCTTGAAAGTAAAAGACGGGAAATTACATTTCGACAGCCATGATCATCGCGAAGGTGTTTTCTAA
- the mreD gene encoding rod shape-determining protein MreD, which translates to MNVIYLRLFIAAIITLALTILPLPELLTGLRPPWVLMLVLYLQFFLPGYFNVVILLIIGLILDVLLATVLGEHAFALSVVTWIASNKERRFNFFSMGQQMALIGFFCLLYQMLIMMMELVLGYHISFLMCVGSAAISMILWPWVRLLADDTLQVRAVYSRKLSR; encoded by the coding sequence ATGAATGTAATCTATTTGCGCTTGTTTATTGCCGCTATTATTACTCTTGCATTAACTATTCTGCCTTTGCCGGAATTGTTAACAGGCTTAAGGCCACCATGGGTTCTAATGCTTGTTTTATACCTTCAGTTTTTTCTGCCAGGTTATTTTAATGTAGTTATTTTACTCATCATTGGTTTAATACTGGATGTTTTACTAGCAACTGTACTTGGGGAGCATGCCTTTGCGTTATCAGTAGTAACCTGGATTGCGAGTAATAAAGAGCGGCGCTTTAATTTTTTCTCAATGGGACAGCAAATGGCTTTAATCGGTTTTTTCTGTCTGTTGTATCAAATGCTTATCATGATGATGGAACTTGTCTTAGGCTATCACATTAGCTTTTTAATGTGCGTAGGAAGTGCGGCAATTAGTATGATTTTGTGGCCTTGGGTAAGATTGCTGGCAGATGATACCTTGCAAGTTAGGGCTGTTTATAGCCGTAAACTAAGCCGGTAA
- a CDS encoding ABC transporter substrate-binding protein: protein MSYRYLLLTLLLSTTSLWAQRVVNVYVWGGEIPKKVIQQFEHETGITVNFSTYDSNETMFAKLKASGKSIYDVILPSAYFVERMQKQGMLTRLDQKKLPNLSNISENFTQNDYDRGNHYSVPIIWGATGIFYNQNSVIQPPRAWKELWQSRWRRQLMLLDDSREIFAIALMSLGFDPNDTNPEHIKDAFHHLLKLVPNIKLFASDSIQAIMIDEDAIAGSSWNGDAFKAHAENNKIGFNYPQEGFVIWVDCLAIPSNPPHQEEAYQFINFILRPDIGMKIALMEGHAITNSKSKALLPTAIRQNPIVYPSNEILNRGHFQRDVGEQTLALYNMYWQQLKLAF, encoded by the coding sequence ATGAGTTATCGCTATCTTTTACTGACTTTACTTCTTTCAACCACCTCACTTTGGGCACAGCGGGTAGTGAACGTTTATGTCTGGGGAGGTGAAATTCCCAAGAAGGTCATTCAACAATTTGAGCATGAAACAGGGATTACAGTTAATTTCTCGACCTATGACAGTAATGAAACTATGTTTGCCAAATTAAAAGCTAGTGGCAAAAGCATTTATGATGTGATTTTACCATCCGCCTATTTTGTAGAGCGTATGCAAAAACAAGGCATGTTAACCCGTCTGGATCAGAAAAAATTACCCAATTTGAGTAATATTTCTGAAAATTTTACCCAAAATGATTATGATAGAGGAAATCACTATAGTGTTCCTATCATTTGGGGAGCTACTGGCATTTTCTACAACCAGAACTCTGTAATCCAACCCCCAAGGGCTTGGAAAGAGCTTTGGCAAAGCCGCTGGCGAAGACAATTAATGCTATTGGATGACTCCCGTGAAATCTTTGCTATTGCCTTAATGAGTTTAGGTTTTGATCCCAACGATACTAATCCGGAACACATTAAAGACGCTTTCCATCATTTGTTGAAGTTAGTACCAAACATTAAATTGTTTGCTAGTGACAGCATTCAGGCAATTATGATTGATGAAGATGCTATCGCAGGCTCATCCTGGAATGGTGATGCATTCAAGGCTCACGCCGAAAATAATAAAATTGGATTTAACTACCCGCAAGAGGGTTTTGTAATTTGGGTAGATTGTCTTGCTATCCCATCAAATCCACCTCATCAAGAAGAGGCCTATCAATTTATCAATTTTATATTACGACCGGATATTGGGATGAAGATAGCTCTGATGGAAGGTCATGCTATAACCAATAGTAAAAGCAAAGCACTTTTACCAACAGCAATCAGGCAAAACCCCATTGTTTATCCATCAAATGAAATCTTAAATCGAGGACACTTTCAGCGCGATGTGGGTGAACAAACCTTAGCTCTTTACAATATGTACTGGCAGCAATTGAAGTTAGCGTTTTAG
- a CDS encoding ABC transporter permease subunit, producing MLYLPILVLVVYSVNNAKFSLQWHGFSMRWYYELFHDRGLWTSFLHSVILGLTASTIATTIGLLTCVNLFLFRSRHRRFLHVMLLLLIIIPDLVLGVALLIFFNTSDIPLGFFSLLIAHITFCIPFVVLTINSRIHTLDPNIYFSALDLGATRFIALTKILLPLLWPAVLSAFLLCFTLSFDDVIISYFVAGPDFNILPLTIYSLVRAGVTPELNALCTITILLSMVMVIISHLLSGKSP from the coding sequence ATGCTCTACTTGCCTATTTTGGTTTTGGTAGTTTACTCAGTCAATAATGCTAAATTCTCCTTGCAGTGGCATGGATTTTCAATGCGTTGGTATTACGAACTTTTCCATGATAGAGGATTATGGACGTCTTTCCTTCACTCCGTTATTTTAGGACTAACCGCTTCGACGATAGCTACAACAATCGGATTACTAACTTGCGTCAACTTATTTCTATTTCGTAGCCGTCATCGCCGTTTCTTGCACGTCATGCTGCTCTTGTTAATCATCATCCCTGATCTCGTACTAGGAGTAGCATTACTCATATTCTTTAACACCAGCGACATACCATTAGGTTTCTTTAGTTTGTTGATTGCCCACATTACGTTCTGCATTCCTTTTGTTGTTTTGACAATTAACAGCCGAATCCATACTTTGGATCCTAATATCTATTTTAGTGCTCTCGATTTAGGTGCCACACGATTTATTGCATTAACTAAAATTTTATTACCTTTATTGTGGCCCGCAGTCTTAAGTGCGTTTTTGCTTTGTTTTACCCTCTCTTTTGACGATGTAATTATTAGCTATTTTGTCGCTGGTCCTGATTTTAATATTTTACCCTTAACAATTTATTCTCTAGTAAGAGCAGGCGTCACACCTGAATTGAATGCACTATGTACCATTACTATTTTGTTATCGATGGTTATGGTAATTATCTCACATCTCTTGTCAGGTAAATCACCATGA
- a CDS encoding O-antigen ligase family protein yields MQRWVSILLGATLLALPMSSTAKSVFLSLSLIAILFTPTLRKDALALFSSDWGKAAILLFLVAIVACFWSPASFGDKKFMIEKYSKLLYFPVLVAGFQNAKTRQLSLHTFLLAIVITCFLSILKFHGFLQSFNFNPDHVFRNHIMTGFMVAFAAYLSWLFAYRQQGYTRLGYGLLALMFSYQVLFVSGGRTGYVIYLLLMAILMLQLCTWRQAIAGVCLVFAVFVTSYFASPVMKERVDAIAQQLQSYQNNQKDTDIGLRLQFHDYAHQLFNRHPMLGNGTGSFTYYFEQEKPVPFWSWKLIEPHSQYWLTAAEFGLLGIAALIFFFYSIFRASLRLDKTRIIAFAMFIPFLIGNLSDSLLLYSGSGYFFLLFMALCFGEQLEMSKQKDQ; encoded by the coding sequence ATGCAAAGATGGGTTTCGATTTTATTAGGAGCTACATTATTAGCCTTGCCTATGAGCTCTACGGCTAAAAGTGTTTTTCTAAGCCTTTCTTTAATAGCAATATTATTCACGCCAACTTTGCGTAAAGATGCATTAGCACTTTTTTCCAGTGATTGGGGAAAAGCTGCAATATTGCTTTTTCTTGTGGCAATAGTTGCTTGCTTCTGGAGTCCCGCAAGCTTTGGCGATAAGAAATTCATGATTGAAAAATATAGTAAATTGCTTTATTTCCCCGTTTTAGTTGCTGGATTTCAGAATGCTAAAACAAGACAATTAAGTTTACATACTTTCTTATTGGCTATCGTCATCACTTGCTTCTTATCAATTTTAAAATTCCATGGTTTTTTGCAATCGTTTAATTTTAATCCAGATCATGTGTTTCGTAATCATATTATGACGGGTTTTATGGTTGCTTTTGCTGCTTATTTATCCTGGTTGTTTGCCTATAGACAGCAAGGTTATACACGTTTAGGGTATGGTTTGCTTGCACTAATGTTTAGTTACCAGGTTCTTTTTGTGAGTGGAGGCCGAACTGGATATGTCATTTATTTGCTGCTAATGGCAATTTTGATGTTGCAGCTTTGTACATGGCGACAAGCTATAGCCGGAGTTTGCTTGGTTTTTGCAGTATTTGTAACCAGCTATTTTGCAAGTCCAGTGATGAAAGAGCGTGTCGATGCAATTGCTCAGCAACTTCAGAGCTACCAAAATAATCAGAAAGATACGGATATCGGATTACGTCTACAATTTCATGATTATGCACACCAATTATTCAACCGCCATCCTATGTTAGGTAATGGTACTGGAAGTTTTACCTATTATTTCGAACAAGAAAAACCTGTCCCATTTTGGAGTTGGAAATTAATAGAACCACATAGCCAATATTGGCTAACTGCTGCTGAATTTGGGTTGCTGGGAATTGCTGCGTTGATTTTCTTTTTCTATAGTATATTTCGCGCCAGTTTACGCCTGGACAAAACAAGAATTATTGCGTTTGCCATGTTTATACCATTTTTGATAGGTAATTTATCAGATTCCTTACTTCTTTATTCAGGCTCTGGTTATTTCTTCTTATTGTTTATGGCGCTTTGTTTTGGTGAACAGCTTGAGATGAGCAAACAGAAAGACCAATGA
- the clpS gene encoding ATP-dependent Clp protease adapter ClpS yields the protein MSGWSLEEIIERKTAESEVQPEIKQPRKYKVILLNDDYTPMEFVVEVLKRFFHLNEEVATQVMLQVHIVGKGVCGVFTRDIAETKVALVNDHARSNQHPLLCTMEPE from the coding sequence ATGAGTGGATGGTCTTTAGAGGAAATAATTGAACGCAAGACGGCTGAGTCAGAAGTTCAACCGGAGATTAAACAGCCTAGAAAATATAAAGTGATCTTACTTAATGACGATTACACACCCATGGAGTTTGTAGTAGAAGTTTTAAAGCGGTTTTTCCATTTAAATGAAGAGGTAGCAACGCAGGTGATGTTACAGGTTCATATTGTTGGGAAGGGCGTATGTGGTGTTTTTACTAGGGACATAGCAGAAACAAAGGTAGCTTTGGTTAACGACCATGCCAGAAGCAATCAGCACCCCCTGTTATGTACCATGGAACCAGAATGA
- a CDS encoding pseudouridine synthase: MSDILLFNKPFGVLSQFTGEESDRTLADYIKLPNFYAAGRLDKNSEGLLLLSSDGQLQHRLTDPKFNKEKYYWVQVEGTPQEKDFIPIRQGLTIRGVRYLPAKVHIIEEPNLWQRDPPIRFRKAIPTCWLEIILREGKNHQIRKMTAAIGFPTLRLVRHRIANWSLGNLQPGEYEFKTIDIGDLNRM, translated from the coding sequence GTGAGCGATATTTTATTATTCAACAAACCATTTGGTGTCTTAAGTCAATTTACAGGTGAAGAAAGCGATAGGACATTAGCCGATTATATAAAATTACCCAATTTTTATGCGGCGGGACGTTTAGATAAAAATAGCGAAGGTTTACTTTTATTGAGTAGCGATGGCCAATTACAACATCGACTTACTGATCCTAAATTTAATAAAGAAAAATATTATTGGGTACAGGTTGAAGGCACTCCTCAAGAAAAAGATTTTATACCAATTAGGCAAGGATTAACCATTAGAGGGGTACGTTATCTACCCGCCAAGGTTCACATCATAGAAGAGCCAAACTTATGGCAACGAGATCCCCCTATCCGTTTTCGAAAAGCCATTCCAACTTGTTGGTTAGAAATTATTTTACGCGAAGGTAAAAATCATCAAATTCGCAAAATGACAGCCGCCATAGGCTTTCCGACCTTAAGACTTGTCCGTCATCGTATTGCAAACTGGTCGTTAGGTAATCTTCAACCAGGCGAATATGAATTCAAGACTATAGATATCGGAGATTTAAATCGCATGTAG
- a CDS encoding glycosyltransferase family 2 protein: protein MLSVIIIAKDEEANIRRCLESVQWADEIIVLDSGSTDNTVAIAKEFTDHVYCTDWQGYGVQKQRALAHATGDWILNLDADESVDSQLQAMIRQVINNDAADAYRIPICMYFYGKLLRFSSSPKRHIRLFKRVGARYSDDIVHEKVLLPSAARIARLKLAIQHHSFQDVSHALYKVNKYSSYSAKIRIEQKNPPNFAKILLGTTWMFFRCYFLQRGFLDGKAGFLFAVLNAQGTFYRGIKQLYRDSKVDKLPTIVRDN from the coding sequence ATGCTGAGTGTCATCATTATTGCCAAGGATGAAGAAGCAAACATTAGACGTTGCTTAGAGTCAGTGCAATGGGCGGATGAAATTATTGTTCTTGATTCGGGTAGCACGGACAACACCGTTGCTATTGCCAAAGAATTTACGGACCATGTCTATTGTACGGATTGGCAAGGTTACGGTGTTCAAAAACAGCGAGCGTTGGCTCATGCTACTGGTGATTGGATATTAAATCTTGATGCCGATGAATCAGTGGATAGTCAATTGCAAGCAATGATTAGACAGGTCATTAACAATGACGCGGCGGATGCTTATCGAATCCCAATTTGTATGTATTTTTATGGAAAGCTCTTACGTTTTTCCTCCAGTCCCAAACGGCATATTCGCCTCTTCAAGAGGGTAGGTGCTCGCTATAGTGATGATATCGTTCATGAAAAAGTCCTATTACCGTCTGCAGCACGAATAGCTCGCCTGAAATTAGCAATCCAGCATCATTCATTTCAAGATGTGAGTCATGCTTTATATAAAGTAAATAAATACTCATCGTATAGTGCAAAGATTCGTATAGAGCAAAAAAATCCACCAAATTTTGCAAAAATCCTGCTGGGCACGACATGGATGTTTTTCCGTTGTTATTTTCTACAACGAGGATTTTTGGATGGCAAAGCCGGTTTTTTATTTGCTGTTCTTAATGCACAGGGCACTTTCTATCGCGGTATTAAACAACTTTATCGCGATTCAAAAGTTGATAAATTACCCACCATAGTACGAGACAATTAA
- the icd gene encoding NADP-dependent isocitrate dehydrogenase codes for MTFEKIHVPAQGEAITVAADLSLKVPNFPVIPFIEGDGIGVDVTPPMIHVVDAAVSKAYGDKRKISWMEVYAGEKATKVYGADQWLPKETIEALKKYVVAIKGPLTTPVGGGIRSLNVAIRQDLDLYTCLRPVRYFTGTPSPVKEPWKTDMVIFRENSEDIYAGIEWQADTADAKKVINFLQKEMGVKKIRFPEHCGIGIKPVSKEGTTRLVKAAIQYAIDNNRDSVTLVHKGNIMKFTEGAFKDWGYQVARENFGATEYQGGPWMQLTNPKTGKMIIVKDVIADAFLQQILLRPEDYSVIATLNLNGDYISDALAAQVGGIGIAPGANIGDKVAVFEATHGTAPKYAGQNKVNPGSLILSAEMMLRHMGWMEAADYIIKGMEGAIEAKTVTYDFERLMDGATCVSSSGFAEEMIKHM; via the coding sequence ATGACATTCGAAAAAATTCATGTTCCTGCGCAAGGAGAAGCGATTACAGTTGCTGCTGACTTGTCTTTGAAAGTTCCTAATTTCCCAGTTATTCCTTTTATTGAAGGAGATGGCATCGGCGTTGATGTAACTCCACCAATGATTCATGTAGTGGATGCAGCAGTATCAAAAGCCTATGGCGATAAAAGAAAGATTTCGTGGATGGAAGTGTATGCAGGAGAGAAAGCAACAAAGGTTTATGGTGCTGATCAGTGGCTACCTAAAGAAACAATAGAGGCATTGAAAAAGTATGTCGTGGCTATCAAAGGTCCTCTTACTACCCCAGTGGGTGGTGGTATTCGTTCGTTAAATGTCGCTATTCGTCAAGATCTCGATCTTTATACTTGTTTACGTCCAGTTCGTTACTTTACTGGCACTCCAAGTCCTGTAAAAGAACCATGGAAAACAGATATGGTTATTTTCCGTGAGAATTCAGAAGATATCTATGCTGGTATTGAGTGGCAAGCAGATACTGCCGATGCCAAGAAAGTGATTAATTTCCTGCAAAAAGAAATGGGTGTGAAGAAAATTCGTTTCCCTGAGCATTGCGGCATAGGCATTAAGCCTGTTTCTAAAGAGGGAACCACACGACTGGTAAAAGCTGCTATTCAGTATGCTATTGACAATAACCGCGATTCAGTCACCTTAGTACATAAGGGAAATATCATGAAGTTTACCGAAGGTGCTTTTAAGGACTGGGGATATCAGGTTGCTCGTGAAAATTTTGGCGCGACAGAATACCAGGGCGGTCCATGGATGCAATTGACTAATCCAAAAACCGGTAAAATGATTATTGTGAAAGACGTCATTGCGGATGCCTTTTTACAACAAATTTTACTGCGTCCTGAAGATTACAGTGTTATAGCGACGCTCAATTTAAATGGTGATTATATTTCTGACGCACTTGCTGCTCAAGTTGGTGGAATTGGTATTGCTCCTGGTGCCAACATTGGTGACAAAGTGGCGGTATTTGAAGCAACGCACGGTACTGCACCAAAATATGCTGGACAGAATAAAGTGAATCCAGGTTCGCTTATTTTATCAGCAGAAATGATGTTACGTCATATGGGTTGGATGGAAGCCGCTGACTATATCATTAAAGGGATGGAAGGTGCTATTGAAGCAAAAACTGTAACTTATGATTTCGAACGTTTAATGGACGGGGCGACTTGTGTTAGTAGTTCTGGCTTTGCGGAAGAAATGATTAAGCATATGTAA
- a CDS encoding rod shape-determining protein, with translation MFRKLRGVFSNDLSIDLGTANTLIYVRDKGIVLNEPSVVALRSESGQKRVAAVGLEAKRMLGRTPGNINAIRPMKDGVIADFFVTEKMLQHFIHKVHENRFLRPSPRVLVCVPCGSTQVERRAIRESAMGAGAREVFLIEEPMAAALGSGMPVEEASGSMVVDIGGGTTEVAIISLSGIVYHQSVRIGGDKFDDAIVSYVRRNYGTLIGETTAERIKHEIGSAFPSRDLFEIEVRGRNLAEGVPRSFTLTSAEILEALQEPLSGIVGAVRAALELAPPELAADIAERGMVLTGGGALLKNMDTLLMEETGLPVLVAEDPLTCVARGGGKALETMDLRGGDFLSTE, from the coding sequence ATGTTTAGGAAATTAAGGGGCGTTTTTTCCAATGATTTATCAATCGATTTGGGAACAGCGAATACATTGATTTACGTTAGGGATAAGGGAATAGTATTAAACGAACCCTCTGTCGTTGCCCTTCGTAGTGAATCAGGTCAGAAACGAGTTGCTGCTGTTGGTCTGGAAGCGAAGCGTATGTTGGGTAGAACACCTGGCAATATAAACGCGATCCGACCCATGAAGGATGGCGTAATTGCTGACTTCTTTGTTACAGAAAAAATGTTGCAACATTTTATCCATAAAGTTCATGAGAATCGTTTCTTGCGTCCAAGCCCGCGAGTACTGGTTTGCGTACCTTGTGGTTCAACACAAGTAGAGCGACGTGCTATCCGTGAGTCGGCAATGGGTGCTGGTGCTCGTGAAGTTTTCCTAATTGAAGAACCGATGGCTGCAGCGTTAGGCTCTGGTATGCCTGTTGAGGAAGCTAGCGGTTCAATGGTGGTTGATATTGGCGGCGGTACTACAGAAGTTGCAATTATTTCTTTAAGTGGAATCGTTTATCATCAGTCAGTTCGTATTGGTGGGGATAAATTTGATGATGCAATTGTTTCTTACGTTCGCCGTAATTACGGCACGTTAATTGGTGAAACAACTGCTGAACGTATCAAACATGAAATTGGTTCCGCATTCCCAAGTCGTGACCTCTTTGAAATTGAAGTCAGAGGTAGAAATCTAGCTGAAGGTGTACCTCGTAGCTTTACTCTAACGAGCGCTGAAATTCTTGAAGCTTTACAAGAGCCTCTTTCAGGAATCGTGGGTGCAGTTAGAGCCGCTTTAGAATTAGCTCCACCTGAGCTTGCTGCAGATATTGCAGAGCGCGGTATGGTATTAACTGGTGGTGGTGCCCTATTGAAGAACATGGACACTTTATTAATGGAAGAAACAGGCCTACCCGTGCTGGTTGCAGAAGATCCTCTAACCTGCGTAGCTCGTGGTGGTGGTAAGGCATTAGAAACCATGGATCTTCGTGGCGGTGATTTCCTCTCAACAGAATAA
- the mreC gene encoding rod shape-determining protein MreC, whose amino-acid sequence MISSQQNNPRSRIFAKQGKHKAFGFVFASALSFLLMFSDYHYNYLKNVRSGFALLISPLQYAVDYPVRVIGWMQSLVSAKKALINENMQLRYQQTLLEAELQKLIVIKEENSQLRELLLTSSKAKMQAMAAQILAVDTSSSRQLVVLNKGKRDGVYVGQPVLDAKGVMGQIIDVGSMTSTVLLISDSKSAVPVRNNRTGERAILVGTNNMGQLSLINLPRTSSIGVGDLLVTSGMGRLYPEGYPVGRVEAVKSIPGEAFIKVDVMPIALLNRTRLVLLIWPDKEQAALLAQINERLNALGDNA is encoded by the coding sequence GTGATTTCCTCTCAACAGAATAATCCTAGAAGCAGGATTTTTGCTAAACAAGGCAAGCACAAAGCATTTGGATTTGTGTTTGCTTCTGCTTTGTCCTTTTTATTGATGTTTTCTGATTACCATTACAATTACCTGAAAAATGTGCGTAGTGGTTTCGCTTTGCTTATTTCACCTCTTCAATATGCAGTGGACTATCCTGTTCGTGTTATCGGTTGGATGCAATCTTTAGTAAGCGCAAAGAAAGCATTAATTAATGAAAATATGCAGCTGCGATACCAGCAAACATTACTTGAAGCTGAACTGCAGAAGTTAATTGTAATTAAAGAAGAAAACTCTCAACTAAGAGAGTTATTATTAACATCTTCCAAGGCTAAAATGCAGGCAATGGCTGCACAAATTTTGGCTGTAGACACCAGTAGTTCCCGTCAATTGGTAGTTTTAAATAAAGGCAAGCGTGACGGTGTTTATGTTGGTCAGCCCGTCCTTGATGCCAAGGGTGTGATGGGGCAAATCATTGACGTAGGGTCAATGACCAGTACTGTTCTGTTAATATCGGACTCCAAAAGTGCAGTTCCAGTGCGTAATAACCGTACAGGAGAGCGAGCTATTTTGGTAGGTACCAACAACATGGGGCAATTGTCATTGATTAACCTTCCCAGAACGTCATCAATTGGCGTAGGTGACTTGTTGGTAACTTCGGGTATGGGGCGATTGTATCCAGAAGGTTACCCCGTTGGTCGTGTTGAAGCAGTAAAAAGTATCCCTGGGGAAGCATTTATTAAAGTGGATGTTATGCCAATTGCCTTACTGAATAGAACTCGCCTTGTTTTACTGATATGGCCTGATAAAGAACAGGCTGCATTATTAGCTCAGATCAATGAGCGATTGAATGCACTAGGAGACAATGCATGA